A single region of the Myxococcales bacterium genome encodes:
- the recN gene encoding DNA repair protein RecN — translation MLSLLRIKDFAIIDALEVAFGPGLNVVTGETGAGKSILIAALHLVLGARGAPELIRQGAASAEVEALFDIGDDPDLRQRLEAQGITVDEELLIRRVVLANGRSRAYVAGKLATLGQLAEISVGLADIASQHEHHSLTNPSNHLLYLDAFAGLGELRTEMIQRHGIVLEAKRALTAIKHSVSQRAEREDFLRFQLQEIIDLDLSSDDETSLPEERERLRHAERLKQLTSEAEYALYSKDDALCDQLARISTLIEEASRFDARLSDTYKELISISAQLEETSRSLNRYAREAASDPERLLALEQRLERLAHLTRKHGKSLADVLSFKTVAENELAQLQNHEQHVRDLEQRYQDAKSAARDTARALSAKRMSAAKKLGKAISEELRSLGMGDAKVVIEVMRTSNVADENGIDGVTLSANGMDRVEFLIAPNRGEKPRPLHKIASGGELSRSMLAIKRVLTGLGPSGVYVFDEVDAGVGGAIAEVIGTKMHEVSRHHQVICITHLPQIAAFADTHFSVRKAVRAGRTFSAIGELDSEERREELARMLGGKTVTSTTRAAASEMLKIAKSSNTQP, via the coding sequence GTGCTTAGTCTCCTGCGCATCAAGGATTTCGCGATTATCGATGCGCTCGAGGTTGCATTCGGGCCGGGACTCAATGTTGTTACAGGCGAAACCGGCGCCGGAAAGTCCATCCTCATCGCGGCCCTCCACTTGGTGCTAGGTGCCAGAGGAGCCCCGGAGCTGATTCGTCAGGGGGCCGCTTCGGCCGAAGTAGAAGCCTTGTTTGACATTGGAGATGATCCCGATCTCAGGCAGAGGTTAGAGGCCCAGGGCATCACCGTGGATGAGGAACTGCTCATCCGGCGCGTGGTGCTTGCCAACGGACGGAGCCGCGCGTATGTGGCGGGAAAGTTAGCCACGCTAGGTCAACTGGCGGAAATAAGTGTCGGACTTGCGGACATTGCTTCACAACACGAACATCACTCACTCACCAATCCCTCGAACCACCTGCTCTATCTCGACGCCTTTGCTGGGCTTGGTGAGCTGCGCACGGAAATGATCCAACGTCATGGCATTGTTCTAGAGGCAAAACGCGCGCTTACGGCCATCAAACACAGTGTGAGTCAGCGAGCTGAACGAGAGGACTTCTTGCGCTTTCAACTTCAAGAAATTATCGATCTCGATCTTAGTTCGGACGACGAGACATCGTTGCCTGAAGAGCGCGAACGTCTTCGGCACGCGGAGCGATTAAAGCAACTTACGTCGGAAGCTGAATACGCACTTTATTCTAAAGACGATGCGTTATGCGATCAGCTAGCCCGTATCTCAACTCTAATCGAGGAAGCCTCCCGATTCGATGCCCGCCTTTCGGATACCTACAAGGAATTGATAAGCATAAGTGCGCAGCTTGAGGAAACCTCCCGAAGCCTTAACCGATATGCCCGAGAGGCGGCCTCGGATCCTGAACGATTGTTGGCCCTGGAGCAAAGACTCGAACGCCTGGCGCATCTCACACGCAAACACGGAAAAAGCCTGGCGGATGTGCTTTCTTTCAAAACGGTCGCCGAAAATGAGCTGGCCCAGTTGCAAAATCATGAGCAACATGTGAGGGACCTCGAGCAGCGCTATCAAGACGCTAAAAGCGCGGCAAGAGATACCGCACGGGCCTTGTCAGCCAAGCGAATGAGCGCCGCCAAGAAACTCGGCAAGGCAATTTCTGAAGAACTTCGTTCCCTTGGAATGGGCGATGCCAAGGTCGTCATCGAAGTGATGCGCACATCCAACGTTGCAGATGAGAATGGGATCGATGGCGTAACACTTTCGGCGAATGGCATGGACCGAGTGGAGTTTCTGATTGCGCCCAACCGGGGTGAAAAACCTCGCCCTTTGCATAAAATCGCCAGCGGCGGCGAGCTATCCCGGTCAATGCTTGCCATTAAGCGAGTCCTTACGGGCCTAGGACCCTCCGGCGTTTATGTATTTGATGAAGTCGATGCGGGCGTCGGCGGCGCGATCGCCGAAGTAATCGGAACGAAGATGCACGAAGTGTCCAGACACCATCAGGTGATTTGCATCACGCACCTACCCCAGATCGCTGCCTTTGCGGACACGCATTTTAGTGTGCGAAAAGCGGTCAGAGCGGGGCGTACCTTTAGTGCTATCGGCGAGCTCGATTCTGAGGAGCGCCGCGAAGAGCTTGCGCGCATGCTGGGCGGAAAAACCGTGACCTCGACCACGCGAGCCGCCGCCTCAGAAATGCTTAAGATCGCCAAAAGCTCGAATACGCAACCGTGA
- a CDS encoding tetratricopeptide repeat protein, with translation MRQTLIVLATLGLMMAISRRVAAQPTVVKPPSESPSGAPGEPLLNDKETLARSHFNAATKLYEAGQFRLAAAEFEEAYLLSVRPEVLYNLYAAYRDAGDTEKAAFNLRAYLDKVPDAPDRVQLESRLRALDKLNDQRKQQTAAAKAATQPSSEKSPHPIPKPEESSGSFTHDVLPWLFIGAGALAIAGGSVTGLIALDKTSDIEANCPNDVCPSEYDLARDRDSARTLSTTTDVLLIGGALLAATGVGLLLFLDDDDENPADNLSAVCAPGYCGAQYKGSF, from the coding sequence ATGAGACAGACGCTGATAGTACTAGCGACGCTGGGGCTTATGATGGCAATCTCTAGACGGGTCGCCGCTCAGCCCACTGTGGTAAAGCCGCCCTCCGAAAGCCCGTCAGGTGCACCTGGAGAGCCGCTGTTGAACGACAAGGAGACTCTCGCTCGCTCCCATTTCAATGCAGCGACCAAACTTTACGAGGCTGGTCAATTTCGGTTGGCTGCCGCGGAATTCGAAGAAGCGTACCTGCTCTCGGTGCGCCCAGAGGTCCTCTATAACCTTTATGCCGCCTACAGAGATGCGGGAGATACTGAGAAGGCAGCATTCAACTTGCGCGCCTATCTAGACAAGGTGCCGGATGCACCAGATCGTGTCCAACTCGAGTCACGACTGCGGGCCCTCGACAAGCTGAATGATCAGCGCAAGCAGCAAACGGCGGCGGCGAAGGCAGCCACACAACCCTCCTCAGAGAAGAGCCCGCACCCTATCCCAAAGCCAGAGGAATCCTCTGGCAGCTTTACCCACGATGTCTTGCCGTGGCTGTTCATTGGCGCAGGCGCCCTAGCCATCGCAGGCGGTAGTGTGACGGGGCTTATTGCGCTTGATAAGACCTCTGACATCGAAGCGAACTGCCCAAACGACGTATGCCCTTCAGAATATGACCTCGCCCGAGATCGCGACAGCGCACGTACGCTCAGCACCACGACCGACGTGCTGCTCATCGGAGGCGCCCTATTGGCAGCGACGGGCGTTGGGCTTCTTTTGTTCTTGGATGATGATGATGAGAACCCAGCTGACAATCTTTCCGCCGTATGTGCACCCGGATATTGCGGCGCTCAGTATAAGGGGAGTTTTTAG
- a CDS encoding HEAT repeat domain-containing protein, translated as MVSNPSRPPLATPLSLHAAAERLARSRDREEIMEVLAKYGSQFFDFLAIFAVHQGIAHGKISAGPDTLSQGLIGRSSIDLNAPLVFRELLRDLKPKIIDLNLSEATRNAVEHFPRLDFQPALFIPIHVRRRVVLLVYGDRGGHDLSLDSFSKLLAFGAHVGNALEALILRRKLQTSIYPTQVQETDTSPRGPDPEPSPGDTLTDGEAPVEIQDPLAAEAPRSKEPSSAELFYREPFLRPSFDRVESLVRELASCSPEEVDATIAIALTEGPAVLPELVKRFPGTLWFNRHQKYARVARGRDVSAVARALVAFGTHADPYVIALLDPTSDDEARYYAVLVAADLGHPSLIAPLARLLFDHDAGVRTVSLDVLVGFREATELEWFLRPIRAVAQSASEAPARRRTAVRALGELHDAKAAKLLISLLGTDEPALVQAAVRALVLITRQDFGTSRRRWATWYARHGRKSRVLWLIDALSNDNESLRSAAFDELLQKTGHTFGFTPTLAKKERKAIQKKFKKHFQL; from the coding sequence ATGGTGTCCAACCCTTCGCGGCCGCCTTTGGCCACCCCTCTTAGCCTGCATGCCGCGGCCGAGCGTTTGGCGCGCTCCCGTGATCGCGAAGAGATTATGGAGGTGCTTGCGAAATATGGTTCGCAATTCTTTGATTTTCTTGCGATTTTTGCGGTTCACCAGGGCATCGCGCACGGAAAAATATCTGCTGGGCCTGATACACTCTCTCAAGGGCTGATTGGACGGTCGAGCATTGATCTCAACGCGCCTCTGGTGTTTCGCGAGCTACTTCGCGACTTGAAACCTAAGATCATCGATCTCAATCTTTCGGAAGCCACGAGAAACGCGGTTGAGCACTTTCCGCGGCTAGATTTTCAGCCGGCTCTGTTCATTCCCATTCATGTCAGGCGCCGCGTGGTGCTCTTGGTATATGGCGACCGCGGGGGGCACGATCTGAGCTTGGATTCGTTTTCCAAGCTCTTGGCCTTTGGTGCGCACGTGGGCAATGCGCTTGAAGCATTGATTTTGCGAAGGAAACTTCAAACATCCATATATCCCACCCAAGTACAAGAAACGGACACATCGCCCCGCGGGCCAGATCCGGAGCCATCTCCGGGCGATACGCTCACCGATGGGGAAGCCCCGGTTGAGATCCAGGATCCCCTAGCCGCAGAAGCTCCCCGGTCTAAGGAGCCATCCTCGGCTGAACTTTTCTATCGGGAACCCTTTTTAAGGCCCTCGTTTGATCGTGTGGAGTCGCTGGTAAGAGAACTTGCTAGCTGCAGTCCGGAGGAGGTCGATGCCACCATTGCCATTGCGCTGACTGAGGGTCCAGCGGTATTACCCGAACTCGTCAAGCGTTTCCCCGGTACGCTGTGGTTCAATCGACACCAAAAATATGCGCGTGTCGCACGCGGGCGCGACGTATCCGCAGTTGCGCGAGCGCTGGTCGCATTTGGCACGCATGCTGATCCCTATGTCATCGCGCTTCTGGATCCAACGTCTGACGATGAGGCGAGGTATTATGCGGTCCTCGTGGCTGCCGATTTGGGTCACCCGTCGCTGATCGCGCCTCTGGCACGTTTGCTCTTTGACCACGATGCGGGTGTTCGCACGGTATCGCTGGACGTATTGGTCGGTTTTAGGGAGGCAACGGAATTAGAATGGTTCCTTAGGCCTATACGTGCAGTTGCCCAAAGCGCCAGTGAAGCCCCCGCCCGGCGACGGACGGCCGTAAGAGCGTTGGGGGAACTGCACGATGCCAAGGCGGCCAAGCTCTTGATTTCGTTGCTAGGGACGGACGAGCCCGCCTTGGTCCAAGCAGCGGTGCGCGCACTTGTGTTGATCACGCGGCAGGATTTTGGAACTTCTCGCAGGCGATGGGCGACATGGTATGCGCGCCACGGGCGAAAGTCGCGGGTGCTGTGGCTGATTGATGCCCTTTCCAATGACAACGAAAGCTTACGCAGCGCCGCATTTGACGAGCTATTACAAAAGACAGGACACACGTTTGGCTTTACGCCTACGCTAGCCAAAAAAGAGCGAAAAGCCATTCAAAAGAAGTTCAAAAAACACTTCCAACTTTGA